The proteins below are encoded in one region of Halocatena salina:
- a CDS encoding alpha/beta fold hydrolase: MTARKSPADALPDVPSAEAAIRSVDGVELHVVTAGETDAELIVFLHGFPEFWYQWSEYIKPFVNSGYRVLVPDQRGYNLSEKPTGVRPYRLSRLSADVAALLETEGRESAHIIGHDWGAAVAWDLALRRPEIVDRLGIVNVPHPAVFVDTLRSSLIQLFKSSYIFQFQIPRLPEWYVKRADFEPWVSAMRDGSQPGTFTEEAFDRYRRAWTQAGAPTAMINWYRALRYRPTVPDKRVTVPTRIVWGENDQALVPEMAERSLGYCEHGDLKRFPHATHWITHEHPDRVTALLLDHFEQ, translated from the coding sequence ATGACCGCACGGAAGTCCCCAGCCGACGCCCTTCCGGACGTTCCCTCGGCCGAAGCAGCGATTCGGTCGGTCGACGGCGTGGAGCTACACGTCGTCACAGCCGGTGAGACTGACGCGGAGCTCATCGTGTTCTTACATGGGTTTCCGGAGTTCTGGTACCAGTGGTCGGAGTACATCAAGCCGTTCGTGAATTCGGGATACCGGGTACTCGTTCCCGACCAACGCGGCTACAACCTGAGCGAGAAACCCACCGGTGTCCGTCCCTACCGGCTGTCTCGGCTTTCGGCGGACGTCGCTGCGCTCCTCGAAACGGAGGGGCGCGAGTCCGCTCACATCATCGGACACGACTGGGGAGCGGCCGTGGCATGGGATCTGGCGCTTCGTCGTCCCGAGATCGTCGACCGTCTCGGCATCGTCAACGTGCCCCATCCCGCGGTGTTCGTTGATACGCTGCGTTCGAGCCTCATACAGCTGTTCAAAAGCAGCTACATCTTTCAGTTCCAGATTCCTCGTCTTCCCGAGTGGTACGTGAAACGAGCCGACTTCGAGCCGTGGGTGAGCGCGATGCGGGACGGATCGCAGCCGGGAACGTTCACCGAGGAAGCGTTCGACCGATACCGCCGTGCGTGGACACAGGCAGGCGCGCCGACCGCGATGATCAACTGGTACCGAGCCCTCCGGTACCGGCCGACGGTCCCTGACAAGCGGGTCACGGTTCCGACGCGGATCGTGTGGGGCGAGAACGATCAGGCGCTCGTGCCCGAGATGGCCGAACGGAGCCTCGGTTACTGCGAACACGGAGATCTCAAACGGTTTCCCCACGCCACCCACTGGATCACTCACGAGCATCCGGATCGGGTCACTGCACTCCTGTTGGACCATTTCGAGCAGTGA